Genomic segment of Clostridia bacterium:
GCTCAAATTGTTGATACCGTTATTGTCAACGAGACACCTGAGGGCGAAAGCGAACAAGAATGCATAGGTTTAGGCGCCAAATTGGCTTTGCTATAAAATCAAACTGCCGCCAAAAATTTGGCGGCAGTTATATAATTTTTATAAAAACATAGAGTTTATGTTTATCAAAAGTATTGAGTTGTGATATATTAAAACAAAAACGGAAGTCACAATGCACTTAACAAGCTTTTTATCACCATACAAAAAACAGGTCATTTTAGGTCCGCTTTGCAAGTTTGTTGAAACAGTTTTTGAGCTTATTATGCCGATTTTGATGGCAACGCTCATAGATGTAGGCATTAAACAAAATAAGATTTGGTTAATAGTTGTATTAAGTATATCAATTTTTGGACTTGCTGTTTTGGGCTTTCTGATTGCTGTTTTAGGTCAGCACTATGCAGTGTCTGCAGCTCAAGGCTTTGGAACGGCTTTGAGAAAAAAAGTTTTTGAGCATATTACTAACTTTTCTTATTCAGAGCTTGATCGTTTTTCATCATCTTCGCTTACTACAAGACTGACTTCTGACATTAATCAATTGCAATATTCAGTTATGATGATATTAAGGCTTGTTCTTCGTGCGCCTTTTTTGTGTATAGGAAGCCTTGTGGGCGCATTTATTATCGATTGGCATCTGGCGCTTATAATGCTTATTTCGGTGCCTGCTGCGGCGGTTGTTTTGTACTTTTTGATTAATATTTCTATAAAGGCATACAAAACAGTTCAGAAAAAACTGGATAATATTTCTCTTCTTGCTAGCGAAAATCTCACAGGAATAAGGGTTATAAAAGCATTCGGACAAACCAATTCTCAAAAACAGAAGTTTTTTGATTCCGGAGATGAACATGCGCATTATGCGCAAAAAGCCGGCTGGCTTGCGTCTTTATCTAATCCTTTGGCTGTTTTGATTCTCAACATATCCTTGCTTGTTATAATTTACCTTGGCGGAAAAAGAGTTTATTTCGGCAAACTCTCTCAAGGCGAAATAATTATCTTTATCAATTATATTTCTCAAATTGTATTAGCTCTAAATGTTTTGGTTAATCTGATGCTTTTAATCACCAAGGCATTGGCATCGGCAG
This window contains:
- a CDS encoding ABC transporter ATP-binding protein, with translation MHLTSFLSPYKKQVILGPLCKFVETVFELIMPILMATLIDVGIKQNKIWLIVVLSISIFGLAVLGFLIAVLGQHYAVSAAQGFGTALRKKVFEHITNFSYSELDRFSSSSLTTRLTSDINQLQYSVMMILRLVLRAPFLCIGSLVGAFIIDWHLALIMLISVPAAAVVLYFLINISIKAYKTVQKKLDNISLLASENLTGIRVIKAFGQTNSQKQKFFDSGDEHAHYAQKAGWLASLSNPLAVLILNISLLVIIYLGGKRVYFGKLSQGEIIIFINYISQIVLALNVLVNLMLLITKALASAARVNEVLDTIPKLTDEGQVLEQFPQGDIVFQNVSFRYGDGKEVLKNINLTIPKGTTFGIVGLTGSGKTTLVNLIARFYDVLEGKITIGGQDIKELSQKFLREHIGIVPQKAVLFSGSIRDNLKMGRDVDDEKIMQALKIAQADFVNKLPDGLDYQLEQGGTNLSGGQRARLTIARALIMSPEILILDDSASALDFATERNLSRALKQHSTGRTVITISQRAGSLKNADIIAVLSEGQVVGLGTHDELIKSNQLYRDIYNTQLDIEGGRNE